The following proteins are encoded in a genomic region of candidate division KSB1 bacterium:
- a CDS encoding transporter, with protein MRKLFLTAAALVPLILPTLSLADNNARDYIAAPAGTTAMITYWQRSSSNLVYHKGDKVDNSGTTGDIFILRPVHWMNIGPVLADPQMLIIGGNGGNGAASGLADPIVLSTFWAVNNAASKTWLGLTPFITLPIGEYHPHSPGTSMGGNRWVFKPEIGFVQGFGDKFYLDLTASVSLFAKNNNFGRDAAGDKGKLEQDPLYALESHLSYDFNKSFFGAIDYYGHFGGETKVNGTKSDNKLNNHTVGLTGAYGIAPGYQLMLTYTDDISVYEGRKANTFTTRFLHVW; from the coding sequence ATGAGGAAACTGTTTCTGACTGCAGCAGCGCTCGTTCCCCTCATTCTGCCGACGCTCTCGTTGGCCGACAACAACGCCAGGGACTACATCGCTGCGCCCGCGGGGACCACTGCGATGATCACCTACTGGCAGCGGAGTTCCTCGAATCTCGTCTACCACAAAGGGGACAAGGTAGATAACTCGGGGACGACGGGCGACATCTTCATCCTCAGGCCGGTTCACTGGATGAACATCGGCCCGGTCCTCGCCGACCCGCAGATGCTCATCATCGGGGGAAACGGCGGAAACGGCGCCGCGTCCGGCCTGGCGGACCCCATCGTGCTTTCGACCTTCTGGGCCGTGAACAACGCAGCGTCGAAGACATGGTTGGGGCTCACCCCCTTCATCACCCTCCCGATCGGAGAGTACCACCCACATTCGCCGGGCACGAGCATGGGGGGCAACCGCTGGGTCTTCAAGCCGGAGATCGGGTTCGTCCAGGGGTTCGGAGACAAGTTCTACCTCGACCTGACGGCAAGCGTGTCTCTCTTTGCAAAGAACAACAACTTTGGCCGCGATGCGGCCGGCGACAAGGGAAAGCTCGAGCAAGACCCCTTGTACGCGTTGGAAAGCCACCTGAGCTACGACTTCAACAAGAGCTTCTTTGGCGCCATCGACTACTACGGCCACTTCGGCGGTGAGACGAAGGTCAACGGGACGAAGAGCGACAACAAGCTGAACAACCACACCGTCGGCTTGACGGGTGCGTACGGCATCGCGCCCGGCTATCAGCTGATGCTCACATATACGGACGACATCTCCGTATATGAGGGTCGCAAGGCGAACACGTTCACGACG